One part of the Moraxella sp. FZFQ2102 genome encodes these proteins:
- a CDS encoding putative RNA methyltransferase, with protein MLTCPICQQSLTLTQKSYRCPSNHSFDIAKEGYVNLHVVQHKKSKNPGDTPESVAARRAFLSAGYYQPLKAGVQHIISRLSARTVLDIGCGEGYYTEALGQVAQTVIGVDIAKSAVQAAAKAYKTSTNITWVVGTGAILPVADGSIDVCTSLFSPLPKDEMLRVLQPTGHLIVATPAPNHLYAMREALFGQVIPHEPKKFIASLAPEFELVDEHLIISEFSLDNTMLKHLIAMTPYAYKAKADKRAELERFDTLDVRGEFCVFVFKKAVR; from the coding sequence ATGCTCACCTGTCCAATCTGCCAACAGTCCTTGACACTTACCCAAAAAAGCTACCGCTGTCCATCCAATCACAGCTTTGATATCGCCAAAGAAGGCTATGTCAATCTGCACGTTGTTCAGCACAAAAAGAGCAAAAATCCTGGTGATACGCCCGAGTCGGTGGCAGCACGGCGGGCGTTTTTGTCAGCAGGATATTATCAGCCGCTCAAGGCAGGCGTACAGCATATCATCAGTCGCTTGTCGGCACGCACGGTGCTTGATATCGGCTGCGGTGAAGGCTACTATACCGAAGCACTTGGGCAGGTAGCACAAACTGTCATCGGCGTGGATATCGCCAAATCTGCTGTGCAAGCCGCCGCCAAAGCGTATAAAACCAGCACTAACATCACTTGGGTGGTCGGCACAGGTGCGATACTGCCTGTGGCAGATGGCAGTATCGATGTCTGCACGAGTCTATTTAGCCCGCTACCAAAAGATGAGATGCTAAGAGTGCTACAGCCAACGGGTCATCTGATCGTAGCAACCCCTGCACCCAACCATCTGTATGCCATGCGTGAAGCATTGTTCGGTCAAGTGATACCGCATGAGCCAAAGAAGTTCATCGCAAGTCTGGCGCCTGAATTTGAGCTTGTAGATGAGCATTTGATAATCAGTGAGTTTAGCTTGGATAATACCATGCTTAAGCATCTGATTGCCATGACACCTTATGCCTACAAGGCAAAAGCTGACAAACGAGCCGAGCTTGAACGCTTTGATACGCTTGATGTGCGTGGCGAATTTTGTGTGTTTGTGTTTAAAAAGGCGGTGAGATGA
- a CDS encoding DMT family transporter, whose protein sequence is MKSYTDTGSFLGSLWMVVAAVCFCTMGILVKAAGGRFAMHEYELVFWRVIFATIVLGVQACIAKQSFATAYPKAHFWRSLAGTLGLVMFFFGLVHLPLATAITFNYTSSLFLALFSVLILKQYPSGLTWFALMLGLVGIGLILQPSILGHGWLPTLVGLGSGAVAGYAYLQVRELSLLGEPSWRIVFYFSALASVVTFIISTIKGWTMISVEMVPYLLGIGLSAMFGQLAMTHAYKVGRKFMVSALAYLTVVLSTLYGVVAFDEMLPMMAMVGIGLVIGSGILAGKK, encoded by the coding sequence ATGAAATCATACACAGACACAGGCTCATTTCTTGGCTCGCTATGGATGGTGGTCGCTGCGGTATGTTTTTGTACGATGGGTATTTTGGTCAAGGCGGCAGGCGGTCGATTTGCCATGCACGAGTACGAACTGGTGTTTTGGCGAGTGATTTTTGCTACGATTGTGCTTGGCGTGCAGGCGTGTATCGCCAAACAAAGTTTTGCTACCGCTTATCCCAAAGCACATTTTTGGCGGTCGCTAGCGGGTACGCTTGGGCTTGTGATGTTCTTTTTTGGCTTGGTGCATCTGCCTTTGGCGACGGCGATTACTTTTAATTATACTTCCAGTTTATTTTTGGCACTGTTTTCGGTGCTGATTTTGAAGCAATATCCATCTGGGCTGACTTGGTTTGCCTTGATGCTTGGCTTGGTGGGTATTGGCTTGATTTTGCAGCCGAGTATCTTGGGACACGGATGGCTACCGACTTTGGTGGGCTTGGGCAGTGGTGCGGTGGCAGGCTATGCCTATCTACAGGTGCGAGAGCTGTCGCTACTTGGTGAGCCGTCGTGGCGGATTGTGTTTTATTTTTCGGCATTGGCAAGCGTGGTGACTTTCATCATCAGTACCATCAAGGGCTGGACGATGATCAGCGTGGAGATGGTGCCGTATTTATTGGGCATTGGGCTGTCGGCGATGTTTGGGCAGTTGGCAATGACTCATGCTTATAAGGTTGGGCGTAAATTTATGGTGTCTGCTTTGGCATATCTGACCGTTGTGCTATCTACCTTGTACGGGGTTGTCGCATTTGATGAGATGCTACCGATGATGGCGATGGTGGGGATTGGGCTTGTGATTGGCAGTGGCATTTTGGCAGGCAAAAAATAA
- a CDS encoding SgcJ/EcaC family oxidoreductase, producing MKYTLKSLTIPMAAVMLSACAATPSVTQPVIVSTNTPSATQQANEAAVRAVMQRYQQAMRTADVDGIASVLHPDVVTTFQDRLTAKGKAQVLQNYQGTFSAMDFGTIDYVIDDIVVDDQLAMVATIHPVGSYVTNKKDGSRHLDHNRELFILKHSQGDWLIYRYMYNQTPEQAR from the coding sequence ATGAAATATACTCTAAAATCATTGACAATACCCATGGCGGCAGTGATGCTAAGTGCCTGTGCTGCCACACCAAGCGTCACGCAGCCTGTCATCGTCAGCACAAATACGCCATCAGCGACTCAGCAGGCGAATGAAGCTGCCGTACGAGCCGTCATGCAGCGTTATCAGCAGGCGATGCGCACCGCTGATGTGGATGGGATTGCAAGCGTGCTGCATCCTGATGTGGTGACTACTTTTCAAGATCGCTTAACTGCCAAAGGCAAAGCACAGGTGCTACAAAATTATCAAGGTACCTTTTCGGCGATGGATTTTGGCACCATTGATTATGTGATTGATGATATCGTCGTCGATGACCAGCTGGCGATGGTGGCGACCATCCATCCTGTCGGCTCGTATGTCACCAATAAAAAAGACGGCAGCCGACATCTGGATCATAACCGTGAACTGTTTATCCTAAAACACTCTCAAGGCGATTGGCTGATTTATCGTTATATGTACAACCAAACGCCAGAACAGGCACGATGA
- a CDS encoding NADPH-dependent F420 reductase: protein MNISIIGQGNMANAIKSHLQDAGHAVTLIGRDVPDTLDSLVILAIPYASHQQFVADHQAKLSDKIIIDISNPVNFQTLDTLVVPQGESAASLLQQALPSARILKAFNTTSAFMLNAKKVADRDAPTVLIAGDDADAKHTLITALQGSNLNAVDVGSLQQAKQLEALGMLQMYLVKNGTTAKTGGFSLLGLTSDK from the coding sequence ATGAACATCTCAATCATCGGCCAAGGCAACATGGCCAATGCCATCAAATCCCATCTACAAGACGCCGGCCATGCGGTCACGCTCATCGGTCGTGATGTCCCTGATACACTGGATTCATTGGTGATTTTGGCGATTCCGTATGCATCACATCAGCAGTTTGTGGCGGATCATCAGGCCAAGCTTAGCGATAAAATCATCATCGATATCTCAAATCCTGTTAATTTTCAGACGCTAGACACATTGGTCGTGCCACAAGGCGAGTCAGCAGCAAGCTTGCTGCAGCAGGCATTGCCATCAGCACGCATCCTAAAGGCATTTAACACCACATCGGCATTTATGCTAAATGCCAAAAAAGTCGCCGATCGAGATGCGCCGACGGTGCTGATCGCAGGCGATGACGCCGACGCCAAACACACACTCATCACCGCCCTACAAGGCTCAAACCTAAATGCTGTGGATGTCGGTAGCCTTCAGCAAGCCAAGCAGCTAGAAGCACTCGGGATGCTGCAGATGTATCTGGTCAAAAATGGCACCACCGCCAAGACGGGTGGCTTCTCGCTATTGGGTTTGACTTCGGATAAATAA
- a CDS encoding helix-turn-helix domain-containing protein, whose product MPIHTNLQKLRSKLDLSQEEMAHELGMSKNGYGKLERGESKITVEHLQNIANVFNIDIVDLLKEERDFSLLIGDNHGNYANKYYDNAQELEKLQLIIDHQKQLLEQKDKEIELLRRLLDA is encoded by the coding sequence ATGCCAATACATACCAACCTACAAAAGCTACGGTCTAAGCTTGATTTGAGCCAAGAAGAGATGGCTCATGAGTTAGGTATGTCAAAAAATGGCTACGGTAAGCTTGAGCGTGGCGAGAGCAAAATTACTGTTGAACATCTACAAAATATCGCCAATGTATTTAATATTGATATTGTAGATTTATTAAAAGAAGAGCGTGATTTTTCACTACTGATTGGAGATAATCACGGTAATTATGCCAATAAATACTATGACAACGCCCAAGAATTAGAAAAATTACAACTCATCATTGACCATCAAAAACAACTACTTGAACAAAAAGACAAAGAAATCGAACTACTAAGACGATTGCTTGATGCTTAA
- a CDS encoding peptide chain release factor 3, translated as MTTHLSQIQRRRTFAIISHPDAGKTTMTEKLLLWGQVIQTAGEVKSRKTDKHATSDWMSMEQERGISITTSVMQFPYGDNMVNLLDTPGHADFSEDTYRTLTAVDSALMVIDGAKGVEERTIKLMDVCRMRDTPIISFVNKLDREIRDPLALLDEIESVLKIKCVPFTFPIGMGQDFVGVYHLGENKTYFYKKGFGTQITDIEVRDGYEHDDIKERLGELVWNKFVEDLELAQMAHEDWDESEFLAGRQTPVLFGTALGNFGVNMILDVLTQYAPPPKDHETLERTVKADEPEFTGFVFKIQANMDPKHRDRVAFMRICSGRYERGMKMNHVRIGKEVRVSDALMFLAGDRETLDEAYAGDIIGLHNHGTIQIGDSFTSGENLNFTGIPHFAPELFRRVVLKDPLKSKQLQKGLQQLSEEGATQVFMPQINNDLILGAVGVLQFEVVAHRLAEEYKVQCTFEPVSIATVRWVHCDDKVAFEKFKKKAHDQLSVDGGGYLTYLAPSRVNLQLMQERYPEVEFRATREH; from the coding sequence ATGACCACACACCTATCCCAAATCCAGCGCCGCCGCACCTTTGCCATCATCTCTCACCCTGACGCGGGTAAAACCACCATGACCGAAAAGCTCCTGTTATGGGGGCAAGTCATTCAGACCGCAGGCGAAGTCAAATCCCGCAAAACCGACAAACACGCCACCTCTGACTGGATGAGCATGGAGCAAGAGCGTGGGATTTCTATCACCACCTCTGTCATGCAGTTTCCTTATGGCGATAATATGGTGAACTTGCTTGACACCCCTGGTCACGCCGACTTTAGTGAAGACACTTACCGTACACTGACTGCGGTGGACAGTGCCTTGATGGTGATTGACGGTGCTAAGGGCGTCGAAGAGCGGACGATTAAGCTCATGGATGTCTGCCGTATGCGTGATACGCCGATCATCTCATTTGTTAATAAGCTGGACCGTGAAATCCGTGACCCTTTGGCGCTGCTTGATGAAATTGAAAGCGTCCTAAAAATCAAATGCGTGCCGTTTACCTTTCCGATTGGTATGGGGCAGGATTTTGTTGGCGTGTATCATTTGGGTGAGAATAAGACTTACTTTTATAAAAAAGGCTTTGGCACACAAATCACCGACATTGAAGTGCGTGATGGCTATGAGCATGACGACATCAAGGAGCGACTGGGCGAGCTTGTGTGGAATAAGTTTGTGGAAGACTTGGAGCTTGCACAGATGGCACATGAAGACTGGGATGAGAGCGAGTTTTTGGCTGGTCGTCAAACGCCTGTGCTGTTTGGCACGGCGTTGGGTAACTTTGGGGTGAATATGATTTTGGATGTGCTTACCCAGTACGCCCCACCGCCAAAAGACCATGAGACGCTTGAGCGTACGGTCAAAGCAGATGAGCCAGAATTTACCGGCTTTGTCTTTAAAATCCAAGCCAATATGGATCCCAAGCACCGAGACCGTGTTGCCTTTATGCGGATTTGCTCTGGGCGATATGAGCGTGGCATGAAGATGAATCATGTGCGTATCGGCAAAGAAGTGCGTGTATCGGACGCTTTGATGTTCCTAGCGGGCGACCGTGAGACGCTGGACGAAGCTTATGCAGGTGATATCATTGGTCTGCACAACCATGGCACGATTCAGATTGGCGATAGCTTTACCAGTGGTGAGAATCTAAACTTTACGGGCATTCCGCACTTTGCCCCAGAGCTGTTTCGCCGTGTGGTGCTAAAAGACCCACTCAAATCCAAACAGCTTCAAAAAGGCTTGCAGCAGCTGTCCGAAGAAGGGGCGACGCAGGTATTTATGCCACAAATCAATAATGATTTGATTCTAGGTGCGGTGGGCGTCTTGCAGTTTGAAGTGGTGGCACATCGCCTAGCCGAAGAATACAAAGTGCAATGTACCTTTGAGCCTGTATCCATCGCGACCGTACGCTGGGTGCATTGTGATGACAAAGTGGCGTTTGAAAAATTTAAGAAAAAAGCCCATGACCAACTGTCCGTAGATGGCGGTGGCTATCTGACTTATCTTGCCCCAAGCCGTGTCAATCTACAACTGATGCAAGAGCGTTATCCTGAAGTGGAGTTTCGTGCGACAAGGGAGCATTGA
- a CDS encoding lysozyme inhibitor LprI family protein, whose amino-acid sequence MKLSFKSLSIVTALSSSLLLAGCFGDKKLSCSDKQGIELVKTSIAESIEKGFKKDAAALEVLFGDTPNLSAIRASLNSLGLDIKDIRISKEDPNSTKVYCEGNLEVTIPSEMLKTINAKIEDYEFLGASDLESLMEKSNYELSSDAANAYKVQILYDLQPSDDGKQIFAKIENKEISEGIAALVILSLLNPATNDSGSFAETVSADVSSTSTNQAESTTPAVSEVEYSEPEAEFETMDLSSELAQAKAAFDQGHADLNATWKSLSSETKDNLREEQRASNTERESTCRALANETGTTDDEKELIRLNCEVEHLTERTAYLSQFQ is encoded by the coding sequence ATGAAACTATCTTTTAAATCATTATCTATCGTTACCGCCTTAAGCTCAAGCTTGCTTTTGGCAGGATGCTTTGGCGACAAAAAACTCTCTTGCTCTGATAAGCAAGGTATTGAACTTGTTAAAACATCCATTGCTGAAAGCATCGAAAAAGGATTTAAAAAAGATGCCGCCGCACTTGAGGTCTTGTTTGGGGATACTCCAAACCTATCAGCGATTCGTGCGTCGCTCAATTCTCTTGGTCTTGACATTAAAGATATTCGCATTTCAAAAGAAGACCCAAACAGCACAAAGGTTTACTGCGAAGGCAACCTTGAAGTTACCATTCCAAGCGAGATGCTAAAAACCATTAATGCCAAGATTGAAGATTATGAATTTCTTGGTGCAAGCGATCTTGAGTCTTTGATGGAAAAATCAAATTATGAACTCTCATCAGACGCTGCTAATGCTTATAAAGTGCAAATTTTATATGATCTGCAACCAAGTGACGATGGCAAGCAAATTTTTGCAAAAATTGAAAATAAAGAAATTAGCGAAGGCATTGCCGCCTTGGTAATTTTGTCACTATTAAATCCAGCGACAAACGATAGCGGATCATTTGCAGAGACCGTTAGTGCTGATGTTAGTAGTACTTCAACCAATCAAGCAGAAAGTACTACTCCTGCCGTCAGTGAAGTTGAGTACAGCGAACCAGAAGCCGAATTCGAAACTATGGATCTTAGCAGTGAGCTAGCCCAAGCCAAAGCTGCTTTTGATCAAGGACACGCAGATCTTAATGCCACTTGGAAATCTTTGAGTTCAGAAACCAAAGACAATCTCCGTGAAGAGCAAAGAGCATCTAACACCGAACGCGAATCAACTTGCCGTGCACTTGCCAATGAGACTGGCACTACAGATGACGAAAAAGAGCTGATTCGCCTAAATTGTGAAGTGGAACATTTGACCGAACGCACCGCTTATCTTAGCCAGTTCCAATAA
- the polA gene encoding DNA polymerase I: MTDLTAYTNIPNLAKFDTSHIDSTRAPVVLVDGSYYLFRCFFGLPPLSNKDGLPTNAIRGVLNALNKLMRRYKPAYMAVAFDTKAPTFRHELSDSYKAHRPPMDDDLRVQIPYIHRMIELLGIPLIKLDGFEADDIIGTLAHQACQAGHPVIISTGDKDMAQLVNDCVTLEDSFTGKLTDPAQVIDKFGVAATQIADYLTLMGDASDGIAGIPKVGAKTAAKLLTEYQDIDGILANLDNIKGVVGKNLAEHRDEIPLNRTLATIVTNLRLPFEFDDIKLQGDDDPSRLHELHRLFGELEFRTEISAISDKLAKLETAFHADDESIDAVAAKMDAELEAQFSQAFQEIDALGDDSTDAMSVPTLPSQPVTYQTISTMDQLDELLAKLHSVPYFAIDTETTSINWQHAELVGISIAYQNFDAYYIPVGHVDDLGVLLDGQLPRDMVLAKFKPLLENPNISKIGQHIKYDAHIFANYGIDLIGDIHSTPNNWAFETMLASYVINNTATRHNMDDLASHYLGVTTTTFEDIAGKGAKQLTFDRIDIDTAAHYACEDADITFRLFSIFSQYLSKDSTAHRLLHELEIPTAQILAQMEHDGILIATDFLGTLSHRFDTEILGLEQRAEVLAGEQFNLASPKQLGEILFDKLGIQGGKKTKTGQYSTSEAILAKIDHPLVDVVLEHRSLSKLKSTYTDALARAADKDSRVHTSYHQALTTTGRLSSSDPNLQNIPIRTDTGRLIREAFIAPKGRVILAADYSQIELRLMAHFSGDERLIDAFHRGLDIHTATASEIMNKPLDEVTSNERRAAKAVNFGLLYGMSAFGLAKQLGVDRAVAQDYIKRYFARYPAIHDYMENTKAHAKLHGYVQTLLGRKLYSPDINSSNRMIKEAAERAAINAPLQGSAAEIIKLAMIAVDQVLPKDHAKLLLQVHDELVFEVDQDKADDIAAIIKDAMQSVLDDFAAVRGWQVDFAVPLVVEVGIGDNWDQAH; encoded by the coding sequence ATGACCGATTTGACCGCCTATACCAACATCCCAAACCTTGCCAAATTTGACACCAGTCACATCGATAGCACGCGCGCGCCTGTGGTGCTGGTCGATGGCTCATATTATCTGTTTCGCTGCTTTTTTGGTCTGCCACCTTTATCCAATAAAGACGGCCTACCGACCAATGCTATCCGTGGTGTATTAAACGCCCTAAATAAGCTCATGCGTCGCTATAAGCCTGCATATATGGCAGTGGCATTTGATACCAAAGCACCGACCTTTCGCCATGAGTTATCCGACAGCTATAAGGCACATCGCCCACCGATGGATGATGATTTGCGAGTGCAGATTCCCTACATTCATCGCATGATTGAGCTGCTTGGCATTCCCCTGATCAAGCTTGATGGTTTTGAAGCCGATGATATCATTGGCACACTCGCTCATCAGGCGTGTCAAGCAGGACATCCAGTGATCATCTCAACTGGTGATAAAGATATGGCACAGCTGGTCAATGACTGCGTGACGCTCGAAGACAGCTTCACAGGTAAGCTGACTGACCCTGCCCAAGTCATCGACAAATTTGGCGTCGCCGCCACCCAAATCGCCGACTACCTGACACTCATGGGGGACGCTTCCGATGGCATCGCAGGTATCCCAAAAGTCGGTGCCAAGACCGCCGCCAAACTACTCACCGAATACCAAGACATTGATGGCATCTTGGCAAATCTGGATAATATCAAAGGTGTGGTGGGCAAAAATCTTGCCGAGCATCGTGATGAGATTCCGCTCAATCGCACGCTGGCGACCATCGTCACCAATCTGCGTTTGCCGTTTGAATTTGATGATATCAAACTTCAAGGTGATGATGATCCGTCTCGCCTGCATGAGCTGCATCGCTTATTTGGCGAGCTTGAGTTTCGCACAGAGATTAGCGCCATCAGTGACAAACTTGCCAAGCTTGAAACCGCCTTTCATGCCGATGATGAGAGCATCGATGCGGTGGCTGCCAAGATGGATGCCGAACTTGAAGCACAGTTTTCGCAAGCCTTTCAAGAAATTGACGCACTTGGTGATGACAGCACCGATGCAATGAGCGTACCAACCTTGCCATCACAGCCTGTGACTTATCAGACCATCAGTACAATGGATCAGCTTGATGAATTATTAGCCAAACTTCATAGCGTACCGTATTTTGCCATCGATACTGAGACCACAAGCATCAACTGGCAACACGCTGAATTGGTCGGCATCAGCATCGCTTACCAGAACTTTGACGCTTATTATATCCCTGTCGGTCATGTCGATGATTTGGGCGTATTACTCGATGGTCAACTACCCAGAGATATGGTGCTTGCCAAATTTAAGCCACTCTTAGAAAACCCAAACATCAGCAAAATCGGTCAGCACATCAAATATGATGCGCATATCTTTGCCAATTATGGCATTGATTTGATTGGAGATATTCACAGCACGCCGAATAATTGGGCATTTGAGACCATGCTTGCCAGCTATGTGATCAACAACACCGCGACGCGTCATAATATGGACGACTTGGCAAGTCACTATCTGGGCGTGACGACCACCACATTTGAAGACATCGCAGGCAAAGGTGCAAAACAGCTCACCTTTGATAGAATCGACATCGACACCGCTGCCCACTATGCTTGCGAAGATGCTGATATTACCTTTAGACTATTTAGTATATTTTCACAATATCTATCCAAAGATAGCACAGCACATCGCCTATTGCACGAGCTTGAGATCCCAACGGCTCAGATTCTAGCACAGATGGAGCATGATGGGATTTTGATTGCGACCGATTTTCTTGGTACACTATCGCACCGCTTTGATACTGAGATTTTGGGGCTTGAACAGCGTGCTGAAGTGCTTGCCGGTGAGCAGTTTAACCTAGCAAGCCCAAAACAGCTTGGCGAGATTTTGTTTGATAAGCTTGGCATACAAGGTGGCAAAAAAACCAAAACTGGGCAATACTCGACATCCGAAGCCATCCTTGCCAAAATCGATCATCCGCTGGTCGATGTCGTGCTTGAGCATCGTAGTCTATCCAAGCTCAAAAGCACCTACACGGATGCACTGGCTCGTGCTGCCGATAAAGATAGCCGAGTGCACACCAGTTACCATCAGGCACTGACCACCACAGGTCGCTTATCATCATCAGATCCAAACTTACAAAATATCCCGATTCGCACCGACACAGGGCGTCTGATCCGTGAAGCCTTTATTGCGCCAAAAGGTCGTGTCATCCTAGCGGCGGACTACTCACAGATTGAGCTGCGTTTGATGGCACATTTTAGCGGTGATGAACGCCTGATTGATGCCTTTCACCGTGGGCTTGACATTCACACCGCCACCGCCAGTGAAATCATGAATAAGCCACTTGATGAAGTGACATCGAACGAACGCCGAGCGGCTAAAGCAGTGAATTTTGGGCTGTTGTACGGCATGAGTGCCTTTGGGCTTGCCAAGCAGCTTGGCGTGGATCGTGCGGTGGCACAGGATTATATCAAACGCTACTTTGCTCGCTACCCTGCCATCCATGACTATATGGAGAACACCAAAGCCCATGCCAAACTACACGGCTATGTACAGACGCTACTGGGTCGTAAGCTATATTCGCCTGACATCAACAGCAGCAATCGTATGATCAAAGAAGCTGCCGAGCGTGCCGCCATCAACGCACCGCTACAAGGCTCAGCCGCTGAGATCATCAAGCTTGCGATGATTGCCGTCGATCAAGTATTGCCAAAAGATCATGCCAAACTGCTACTGCAAGTGCATGATGAGCTGGTGTTTGAAGTGGATCAAGACAAAGCCGATGACATTGCTGCCATCATCAAAGATGCCATGCAATCGGTGCTGGACGACTTTGCAGCAGTGCGTGGCTGGCAGGTGGACTTTGCCGTGCCGCTTGTCGTCGAAGTCGGTATCGGTGACAACTGGGATCAGGCGCATTGA
- a CDS encoding cytochrome b: MTTVVEKYSLGARIFHWIGALLIVAAWVLIEQGESFIGLHKAVGFSFLIWTILRIVNRVITKAPPPVPMSKLQTMVASLVHLALYVVMIAMPVTGLLGTLAEGQALSVFGLFEIAGFATVNYDLADQMIALHKDVVWTALLALIVAHIAGALYHQFVVKDNLIARMR; this comes from the coding sequence ATGACGACTGTGGTCGAAAAATATAGCCTTGGTGCGCGCATTTTTCACTGGATTGGTGCGCTATTAATCGTGGCGGCATGGGTGTTGATTGAGCAGGGTGAATCGTTCATCGGTCTGCATAAGGCGGTGGGATTTAGCTTTTTGATTTGGACGATTTTGCGTATTGTGAATCGTGTGATCACCAAAGCGCCGCCACCTGTGCCGATGTCGAAGCTGCAGACGATGGTGGCAAGCCTTGTGCATTTGGCGCTGTATGTGGTGATGATTGCCATGCCTGTGACGGGTTTGCTTGGCACTTTGGCAGAAGGGCAGGCGCTGAGCGTGTTTGGCTTGTTTGAGATTGCAGGTTTTGCGACGGTGAATTATGATTTGGCAGATCAGATGATAGCGCTGCACAAAGATGTGGTGTGGACAGCATTGCTTGCGCTGATCGTGGCACATATCGCTGGCGCGCTGTATCATCAGTTTGTGGTCAAGGATAATCTGATCGCGCGGATGCGTTAA
- a CDS encoding response regulator transcription factor: MVNNKQILLIEDDPDLAELISDYLSMNYYEVHHAPTGQGGLDILEAKERDISLIVLDLMLPDMDGMQVCQKVRSSKNAMINKVPIVMLTAKGDTTDRVLGLEMGADDYISKPFEPRELLARIRAVLRRHETPNQADTNSGSLTFGRLTVYPDSHEVTIDEKPVRLTTHQFQLLHYFATHAGKVLNREQLWQAMPNDDSSENIDRAIDVHISRLRALIEDNPRQPKRIITVRGVGYQFATDQV, encoded by the coding sequence ATGGTGAATAATAAACAAATCCTACTGATTGAAGACGATCCAGACCTAGCCGAGCTGATCAGCGACTATCTGTCGATGAACTATTATGAAGTGCATCATGCGCCGACAGGTCAAGGTGGTCTTGACATCCTAGAAGCCAAAGAGCGCGACATCAGCCTGATTGTCCTTGATCTGATGCTGCCTGATATGGACGGTATGCAAGTCTGCCAAAAGGTACGCTCATCGAAAAACGCCATGATCAATAAAGTGCCTATCGTCATGCTGACCGCTAAAGGCGACACCACCGACCGTGTGCTTGGTCTTGAGATGGGTGCAGATGACTATATTTCTAAGCCATTTGAGCCGCGTGAACTATTGGCGCGTATTCGTGCGGTCCTGCGCCGTCATGAGACACCGAACCAAGCTGACACCAATTCAGGCAGCTTAACTTTCGGTCGCTTGACTGTTTATCCTGACAGCCACGAAGTCACCATCGACGAAAAACCTGTACGCCTGACCACGCATCAGTTCCAGCTTTTGCACTACTTTGCTACCCATGCTGGTAAAGTATTAAACCGCGAACAGCTGTGGCAAGCGATGCCAAATGACGACAGCTCAGAGAACATTGATCGTGCCATCGATGTGCATATCTCACGCTTGCGTGCTTTGATCGAAGACAATCCACGCCAGCCTAAGCGCATCATCACCGTGCGCGGTGTCGGTTATCAATTCGCCACCGATCAAGTGTAA